The Spinacia oleracea cultivar Varoflay chromosome 2, BTI_SOV_V1, whole genome shotgun sequence DNA segment aatacatttttttagtttaggtaagGACTCTTGCTATAATTTTTTTAGTGTGAGTTATAGCCATATAAGTTCTTGAGTATTTTGTATAATTAAATTTTGGTCAAAATTACCACAAATTATGTTGAGTTTTTCTTTTGGTAGAATTTTATTTGtcattacttattattattaattcctATGaagtaaaatatattattacttTGGCCTAAAGTCTGTCAATAGATCATTAAATCTATGTTAAACCCATATTTTAAGTTAAAAATGGTACTCTATATAATGTTCAAATTAATATATACTTGGTTTAACTAAAATTTTAAGTCTATGACAGTAAAATCAAATGGCAAATTGAAACATTAATTCTTGATAAGGATAGGTCACCCCATAAAATTCATTgcaataaaatttattctaaacATGTGTAGATTTCGTCCAATTTATATTAGTCATATAAACGAaacagaaaatatatatttacatATATATTGAATTCAAAGAAACTACttattctgttttttttttttttgggggggggagGGAAGTAGTTTTGGTGatggatgttttttttttctttttaataataaaaatcatGTTTATGATTTATTGGATATCCCATCGATTTATCCACGAGTTTTGTTCTTACTCTAAAAATTACATTTGACATTACAGAGTAATTATTACTCCATttgttcttgaatgttagtcccttttggaatctAAGACAATTCAACAAAAGGACAATTGTCACATGAACTGCAATAGAATATAACTCATGTGGTAAGAACGAGAAATAATTGAGGTGGTTTAATGGAGATAAAAGTTTACTTGAGAGTAAACAAGTGGACATTTAGGATATTTATAAGGGTATAAAGGGATTAAATGTTAGACAAATAAGGAAAGATTTCAAAAGGGTCTAATTAAAAAAGAACAACTCAATTATGAAAGGGTGTAACAttagaatggagggagtaattgatTCTTAATACTACGCATTTATCTAATTTTGGTAGTAAAAAATGTGCGAGAAAAATTATGGAAAAGAAGTGACACATATCATCTTGGTATTATTTTAGATAAGTTTTGTAAATAGGTTGTAGCAGTATGGAATTataatacaaacttttatataaggcggtgtTACATAAAAGACCGCTTTGGTATCATACAAGTtgagcaatgaaatcaattagttaagcactagaactaattagttaagcactagaacaattagttaaacaattaaactaattagttaagcattaaaaccaattagttaagcaatgaaagtggtctttccggtaaagcggtcttacacaaaagttgtcggGAAGTATAATAATACTAAGTACATACATATTATTTACTATTGTAGTGATATTTAGACTCATTAAGCAGGTCACCAGTTTTaggcttttttttaataaatattacAGAGTAAATATTATTCAAGATTTTTGACATAAAATAGAAGATCGGGAGGAaaggaaattattatttttctaaaaaatattaCGTTTTCAAAAGTTGCTTtaacaaaaatatatattttaaaaagaaagCAAGAATACACCAAGAGATGCCACGTGTCATTCCTAAtatgtcttttagtatatagttatTGATTAAACTACACTTATTACACCGTAAATGAACTGAAAAGCTAAAAAATGAGTCCAAAAAGCAGGACAATATTGCGTCAGTACACATTATATACTACGTACATACTAAGAACATATGAGTAAATTTGGTTGAATTACTTGGTTCGGGTCATTCGGGTGACGAGTCATATCGGTCAACTTGATCTTGGTCAGCTTCGGATCGAATCATTTCAGATTTTTGGTTAACTTCGAGTCATCGTTACAGGTCAAAATCGGCATAGACTCGGTTTAGGTTGGTTTTGTCAAGTTTACCTAAGACGATATGAACCTCATTCATGACACATTGCATGCAGCCAGGGGTGTCAAATTTCAATCCGACCCAGTGAACCCGATGGGTTTGTCCAAccgtttagaatccgaaccgttTAGAACCCGTGAGTTACAATCCGAAACccgatccgatccgattatattcaacccaAATCCGAACCAACCCGTTAGTATTGATCCGATTAAGATCCGAATCCGTTAACAGTCCGATCCGTGACAATCCGAATCAATCTAATCCGATCCGAAGCAATCCGAAACCCGTTTATGATCCGATCCGTTTCAATCTGAATCCGTTCCAACCCGAGGAATATCCGTTTAATCGATCCGTTTTTAATCCGTGACCTGTTTAATCCGACCCGTTTCAACCCGTGACCCGTTTATTCCGATCCGTCTTTAATCtgtgacccgtttaatccgaaccAATTCCAACCCATGACACGTTTAATCCGAACCAATTTCAACCCATGACCCATTTAGAATTACTATTGTTAGACTTGTAAACATTATAAACTTACTTGACTCTATATTTATAATGTGATAGAAATATAGAATTATATATTTGtaaacttataatcttataaaaAAGTATATAGCTATAGCTTATACAGTTATTTACTTTGTAATTATCGTTTGAtaaccatatatttatataATTATGTAGTTATAGTCTTACAAAGTTTATTGTATGGTTATAGTCGTACAGATGGTTATCATCAACAATCCATAAGATACCCAGTTTCGTAtatgaaaaaattaaaaaaacttgATATTCTAAAAACATATATCGAGACCAATATAACAACatcttacatgataacattttgatgtatataaatcATAATAGGAGAAtctacggtcaaagttttcatactttgacaCATATTCTAagacgtaaagaactttcaggaatggAGGTAGTATTAAACAAGGTTATACAATATACTAAATAActtatattattaatattactaatcttaaattcttattacttttaaaagttagttatcgttttcttcccctaattaagccatcgatattataataatataatttggaACCGAACTGACCCAATTTTCAACCCGCTACCAAATAACCCGATCCGATAATTACCCGAACCAATATAAAACTGAATCCAATGTAACCAGGCTAAATTTGTTTCAATCCGACCCGTTTTAGTCTGTTACCGATTAATCCGATATGagtccgatccgatatgaatccgatccgaaatgaATCCGAACCGATATGAATCTGATCCGAAATGAATcggatccgatatgaatccgatccgatatgaatccgatccgatatgaatccgatccgatatgaatccgatcgatatgaacccgaacccgttatagtccgactaaacccgttaacaatccgtcatattccaatccgatccgacccgacccaaaccgactataatccgacccgtttacaacccgatccgatatgGATCCGTGAATAAAAAATCCGACCCGATCCGATCCGTTAAGTtttcaatccgatccgatccgacccgTTAGCCAAATTAATTCCTTTcaatccgatccgtttcaacccgaatccgatgagtccgacccaaacccgatccgttgatccgatttgacacccctacaTGCAACCCTCTCAAATCTCAATGAGATGGCCCATATAAAGTAGCACATGACCCAAAAATAATTAGCCCATTTTGTTCACAGAGCCCAGTTTCTCCGACTTGTTTACGTGTTAGTGTGTTACTTCTACATTCAATTACTagtacaaaaggtcttgcgcgcacaaggtgtacaataaatttattgtacaccaagataacttttatccaatttttgtaactttaactaagttttgattaacttttatattagtaaaaaaaagttgatagataaacattttaaagagttcaatgattaattttatatattattagagattttgaagaaataagttttattaaaatgaaaaaatttatcactacaaaaaatagataactttacatatataagcttaacttttaagcattttgagttaacttttattctggtgtacaatatttattgtacaactcttgtaaataagaatttgtgttaccAGTATATGACCAACTTCATAAACTAACATCATCTTCAATTAAGATTTAATTGTTGGGAGAGTTGGGTTTGATCACTTTTCATACTTGTATTTAGTCATAATAGGCAAACTAAAAAAAAGCCAATCATTTTCGAGTTTTTAAACTCTCAAAATTGGGATCTTAATTGTGTGTAATAGAGGATATTAAGGGTATACTTATAATTGTAATTCTGTAcgatattattatatatatgagTCCCAGGCACCCGTATTAGGGTAAGCTGTATCACTAAGGgtatcctatatatatatatatatatatatatatatatatatatatatatatatatatatatatatatatatatatatatatatatatatatatatatatatatatatttttttttaatgatacgGCTTACCCTAATACGGGTGTCTGTGActcatatatataataatatcgTACAGTAGTACAATTACGAGTATACCCTTAGTATCCTCTATTAGTGTGCAATATCACCAACTTCGACAAACTCACAAAACCAGGATGTTGATTGTGTGCAATGTCTATCAAGTTCGACAAACTCTCAAAATCAGGATGTTTGTGTGCAAATTTGccactaatttatttttttgattgcAATGTGAAAAGTTTTTCATGCACATACTGCGTTAATTTCCTTTCTTTTGCAACGACTTACATAAAAGCTCTACTAAAAGAAATGATAAATGGAGTAACATTATAAATTTACAATAATATAACACaataaaaaaacaagaaaagtgtATGTTAAAGTGTAAAATGAGGTTGGAGCACAATGTTCCAGCCAGGAACAAGATGAGTTATGTTCGTGTTGACTCTAAATTCGTTTCGTCCTATTTTCCCAAGTTAAAGTACAATACTGATATTTTCCAAAATCGTGATGTTTGAGGAGGTTTTACACGTTAGTGTTACTAATCTTTCTATTTGATACGGAGTAGAAATGAAAAGGAtaaaaatatactccctccgtcccggaatactcgacccggtttgaccggcacagagtttaagggacttgaattgacttatttaatttaataggtagtagttgatagtgggatattattttaatgtagttagtgggaggtgggttaagaggtggggttgggggagagtaagggttgaatttttaattattttttgtatggagtagggagtaggtgggttaataggggtgaagtgagaaataatataatattgttagaatatttccatttttagaaacaggtcaagtattaagggacgacccgataaggaaaacaggtcaagtattccgggacggagggagtaagtgttttttttaagtgcatcaaacaCAATGTTATACACTTGTACGGTATAAAATCACAAATACACTTTTGTATAAGACTATAAGTATTACTCCGTGTAAAATTCTACTTCGTATGATACTATGATATTCCTTATATAGAAGTATAGAACGGGTTCAAACTTTATATATAATTGACACCTAGGGGTATGTAAACTTGGCCCAGACCGAAAAAATGGATAGGATCGGAGCGACTCAGACCGGATCGGAGGCAATCGGTCCGGTCTACGGGTCAAGAAATATCAATTTTCGATTTTCGATTCGAATTTTGGACCGGACCGatttttctttaataaaatataatataaactatttaaaaatttaattctATCGTTTATATGTTGTAGATATTAGTATACTGTGATATAGTTTATTTTAGCTTCaaaaatatatagaaatagGTCCAAACTGGTCTGGTCCAGGTTTTGGACCTTTTCCGGCCTGGGTATGGTCCGGGTATGGTCTGATTTGGGGTCCAGTCCAAGCCTAATCGATGCGGTGCTCGGGTcttgaattatcaaaatttCGGTTTTAGGTACGGTCCGAGTTGGTCCGATGAACACCCCTATTGACACCTGTTAAGTCTCTGCAAACTATGTTAAATTTGCGTAAGGTTTGAACCCCTGATTTTgagttttaaataataaattttttatcaataaatcattacatgttttatattttttttgcataacaaataataataatacataagTAAATGTGAATGTTGTTAATGAAGTAACCGAGGCATAGCCCGAacccaaaaactagttttttttttgtttttttttttaacaaggaCGATTTAGTACTTACTCCGTAATTTGTAAGGCTATATTGATTATCTCACCATTCTCTCTTCTCATAAAGAATTAAAGAGAGAATCCTGTAAAATTCGAAAGTTAATCTCGAGAGTCTTGTAGTCCCATCCTGTAGATTGCCACTGAAAATTTAATTATTGCATTGTCTAATTCCCGATCTTCATTAAAATCTGAAACAGATGTTGAATCGTTGGTCAATTCTCTTCTTTTTGTTGATTTCATGCTGTATTCGGGTATCTTATGCTAGTGCTGGTGATGCTGATCCACTTTACAGGTACTCCATAATCTTAATTTTTCCTGTTAATAATCTACACTTCTTTTGGAACAATTTCATCTTAATTTTGCAATTGAAAACCTGTAATTGCGCTCGTAAATTGATTGTATGATGTTTTTGATTCTCTTACTGTAATGGGTGTTAATGTTGTTAGCCAATTGCTcaattttttggaatttatgtTGAAAATCTTCGAACTAGGTATAAATATTGGAACTTTGCTAAGTAAGGATGGATTATGAGATGGATCTTTGAACCTCCCATGTTGGCATTGCTTGTTTTCGCAGTCTAAACTCGAAAACTAGAAATTGATTATCAAGTTCCTTCACTTCTTTCCTTTGATGACATTCTTCTAATGTGCTCTTTGTAGCTCTAGATCAATCCTTAGAATAATGTGTTGTTCTGACTAATAATGATGGTTGATTAGGATTAAGAAAATGGGTGATGCGAAAATTTGATTGGTGGTATTGCTACTAGTGGGTGTTGAGGTTTTTGCTTCCTCTTTTGCTAGGGTTTTTAGAATTGTGGAGAAGGAGTAGTTTGACAGAGTTATGGTGCGGGATAAGAACAAAACTAATTCAATTGGGTGATGTTTAGACTAGGGTTTTTGTGGATGTATAAGAGGGCTTTGTTGTTTGTTAAGAAAGGAGATGGTTGGAGTTGAATTTAGTTCTATTAAGGATGGGTGTTGTGGTTCTAGTTGTTGGTGAGGGGGACTGTGGTTCTTGATTGAGTGTGTCAGGAGACACAGATGGTGATGCTCTCAGATTGGATGGTTTTAGGGAGATAGCAGTTATTGTGACTATTGCTTAGGGCGGTTGAGTGAAGTGATCTCTTATAGAAGTTGGTTAGGACTTCCAAATCCTCACGCTACGGCCTTTGGGGCCACAAGGGAGGTTGAGAGTGATTGGTATTATAAGTGGACAAGTGGTGCATGTGGAGATGCATGCTATCACGGTTCGAGTGTTTTGACATCGGATCGTGCGGCACGCTCTTGCCTATGGGGCGGCAAGGGCGCAAGCTTTGGGCAGAAAGTGTATCTCAAGGCTTTTTAGGGGCACGAGCGGGTGCTTGAATCAGAATGGGCACTCTTGCCtgacaagagcgagggtcgaggGTCGAGGGTCGATCAGGGCGCTTGGTGTGCACAacaggcacaagcgggaccgacgaCGAGAATGTAACGGTTTTGGAAAGTCTTGAAAAGCTTAAGAACGAGTGAcaacacaatatctataaaggcttaTAGCAACGATAGTAAATAAGCAAAGACAACTTttgatgagaggtattggtcCATACCCCTCAtaagaggtttattttgaattagctttaaACTCCGGCGAACGCTAGATTGACGGAAACATAATAATTATATCTGAAGCCTAGAAACTattagaaaactattagaaaagTCTTAGAAAGCAAAAGATaagcaaaatacaagtaaaggaaggaTGGATTCTAATACATGTGATGCACAAGGGGTATCACCTGAAGAGGCACTTATCACATGTAGCCATGTAGGTGTCTGATATGGTGTGTGAAGTTGAGAACTATGTGTGTGGAGCACTTAACAATGCGGTTTACGCCCCATCAAGAGGTCTCCTCAATAGTGTCATTGATATAGGCTATATTACTCGAACACGGCTACGAGTTTCgggtatttaaaaaaaaaaaatacaacagCTATTATTTCTCGGGACTTACCCTCACTTTGATAGTGATGAATGCTCATTGaatgaagataaaagattgcttTGCTGTTGGAAAAACTAATACACTCTCATGTCTCTAGAACACAATTGGACAATCAGTGACAAATAACAATGACTGACAATAGTCTAGAATCAAGTCTTTAGTCAACCATTTTGGTTTTTGCTTTTGTAGGCTTTATTAATTTATCTGCAATGTTGCATATTCCATGATTTTCCTTCATCCACCTTCTATTTTGGGCTTGTTTGTAGGTCTTGTGTGAACCCGTGCATAAGCACTGGATGTATTGGTGAGAAGTGCTTTCCACATTGCAATTCTTCTTCAAATGGAGGTTCAGTCAACAGTCCATGGTACGCGCAAGAATCCCTTTACTTGAAATGGAAACAATCAGATTGCCTCAGCGATTGCCGCTACTATTGCATGACTGGcagagaaaaagaaagagaatcaCTTGGTCTCGGTCCTGTTAAATATCATGGAAAATGGCCTTTCAAACGCGTTTTGGGACTTCAGGTCTGTCATATTTTTAAGTATGAGAAAAATCAATAATACTTACATGAAACATGCACTTGAATTTTCTCATTTGTATATGGTTTTTCGGCTTTATCCATTTGCAGCAGTTTATTTTTGCAGGAACCTGTTTCCGTGGCTTTATCTGTTCTCAACCTCTTAATGCATTTCTGGGGTTGGTTGTCCTTCTACAGCCTTCTACAATATAAGCTTCCCCTAAAGCCAAACGGAACTTATTATGAATACACCAATTTGTGGCATATCTATGGATTCCTATCGCTTAATTCTTGGCTCTGGAGTGCTGTTTTTCACAGTCGGTAAGTTTTTTCTTGTATATTAATTCAAGCTATAATTTGACGTTCTTCATTGAAATACCAGTATCTGTTGTAGACACTATAAACAAGAAGAAAAGTAGGAAACAAAAGCCATGTATTCTTGGTCATATTCAAGTAGAAGTTACTTTTTCTTATGTTTTCAGCTAGAGAATACCCTGACTAGGTGGTGCCTGCTATTTATGCATGATAAGTTTGAGCACTTTGAAATGattaaattaataactttacATCTGGTACCCCGAAAACGAAATTACCGAGAACTCCAATTTTCCTCCTTTGAGTTAGAACTCATGTTGTTTTCATGAGCCACTATTACAGGGGGCTATTACTTTACATCGTCGCTCAAAATATCTCATGATTATCATCAATTCATGACAATACCCAGTCTGGGCTTGGTCCTTGAGTGGCAAACTGGCTATCCTTTTCATATGAGCGAGATTATAAAGAGACTAAGAGAGATGCTGCAGAAGTCCTTATTGCCTTATAGGTCAGTAGTTGTACAAAAATATGAACCGGATATGGTGTTGCCTAAATGATAAACTTCTGTCCTTTTCGTATTCGGAAGTAGATACAATCTTTAATTTGCCTCTCCTATTTGAGTCTAGTGTTCTAGAAAAGAAAGTATGAATGAATACTATGAACTTCGTGTATGCCATTCATGTGTACATATTCTCATTCATCCCACACGGTGCATAATGCATGACTAAACTAGCAAAGGTTGTGGGGACTAGGGGATAGGGATCTTGTAATGGAACTTCTGTTGTGTTTCCTATTGGTCTTTAGCTGCTATTTATCAAGACTATCTTTATTTGTATAACGTGATAAGAACTTATATTAATCAAAAAATGCTCTCAAGATGAAATACGCTTATACGCtgtgaattttcattttttgattTTACATGACGCCCTCGAGGAAATGTTAACTATTCTTCAACTAACAATAAGCCACAAGGAAAGCACATGACTTTACTCAAGTAACATAAATTTTCTTCAACGTAGTCACGTAGTATCAGGAAACATTATGACACCTTTTCCAGATTTCTGGCCTCAGAATTTCATTGATTTCGCTTCTTCCTGCTTTGTTCAAATTTCCTTCCCTCGCtcactaaaattatgaaataatcATAGTTGCAGCCCTGGATTATTTTTCTCGAAAGGTTTAGGAGAAtgagaagaaagaggagcaaTTACTCAAGTAACTTTCACTTTCTTCTGTGATCACCTAAATTCCCGTTATTTTTCCTGTATTGAAATTGCTTCCTTTATTCCCCTTTCTTGGGAGTCTATAGATAGAAAGGCCAACAGGGGAAGAATAATTGGTTCAAAGTCAAAGATTAGGCATGCATGAATATCGGTAGTACAGTAGCAGCACGTATGACAACCGCTACCACAAGTCCACCACCATCTAATATAACTTCTACTCAAGCAGGGTCATGGGAAGTCAAGATGTTTATAGCCTTATCCTAAAAAAGTAACCAAGtatttcctccgttcttatttacatgacgcAATTTCCTTTTAGGGAAGTTCCTTTTTATTTGACACAATTCTATTATGGGAAAGTTTTGTATGGtgaattttcatatttaccCAAACGTTTCTAGTAATTTGGTGAAAGTGATGATtggttggttgttgttgttaagGGGTATTTTTGTCCTTTAACTTTCTCTTTTAACTCTCCTTAATATGTTGACAAAATCAATTgttcatgtaaataagaacggaggaagtgtGTTTTTATTTGAAACCTCAATGAGCCGAAGTTTCTTCTCCTCCCATAACTAGCTTTCAGCTGTAGCCACTATTTTAAACTTGAGGTCAATTGCATTTCCTGCTTCCACCACTGTCCTTTGCGTATATTTACTTCTCTAAGTTTGTGAAGATGCATTGGAGATGCGTTGTGTAATTAATCAACTTGTCTAGGTCAAGATACGTTGCTTTACTATTAGAGAACCTAGAAAGGGTTTTTTTTGGGGGAATGCTCTTCTTTGATGCAATTTAGGCTTTGTTATGTTCACCTTacttccacttatttcaggataaataagttcagatccgttaagttaagttcaaataagtcaggaaaaataagggttgaccaattataatttataaataaaataagttctgataagttcaattaagttcagataaaaataagtggaaatcatGTGAATAGAAAACACCGTTGGAGAAAGAGAGACATTGAATCCCTGGTGCATTATTGTAACAATACGTCAATACGATTGTAGCCTCTAAAATGAAAGCTTTTCCCTACTATTTTcgaagatattaatgatcaatgTGGTTTATTGCAGAGACATTGATATTACAGAGAAGCTTGATTACTCATCTGCAGTGGCAATACTTGGGTATTCACTCATTGTTTCAATAATGAGAAGTTTCCATGTTAGAGATGAGGCTGCGAGAGTCATGGTGGCTGCCCCGCTTCTGGCCTTTATAGCCACTCACATACTGTTCCTTAACAACTATAAAATGGATTATGGTAAGACATTCAGACTCAATATGTTATTCTATTTTATAGATTAAGATAACTGTGGTGGGCATGGTCCTCCTCCAAAATTGCATGCAATACACAGTTAATGGATGCTGTACTAAAATTTCAAGTTGAACCTTTATATCGCAAGTAGAATTTATAAATGGCTTGGTAAGCTTCACCCAATAtgaaaagcaaaaaaaataggCAAACTTGGCTACAACAGCCAACTATGTCCAAGGTGTACTCGACAACACAACTTAACAAGGGTGCACTCTGCATCATCAACTATATCATCTTATGCTGTCCGCTAAATTATACTCCGTACGAAGTATCATCTTATGCATATCCTGCTTATGGGTATCTTTGCACAGCTTTACCTAAAGATGGTCGTGGGCCAGGCCGGGTCGGGCTTCGGACTGAGTCCACAGGCCGTGGGTCTAAATGGACCGGGCCCACTCTGTGTTTTGCCAGGCCGGGCCGAAAAGTTCAAAATATGGCCCAGGCCCCCTTATTTTGCaaaatttagcgtgctttgtcgtgccgGGTCGAATCGTGCCGTGCCGTGCCTCGTCgcgctttttccaaaaaaatgtgGCCAAGCCCGGGCCACGGCTTCGTGCTCGTGCCAGGCTCCCACATTTGttaaaatttcttttttttaaaaaaatttattttttaactcATGTCGTATTGGAAACAGGGTGGAACATGCAAGTCTGCGTGGTCATGGCTGTCGCTCAGCTTCTGATATGGGCAATCTGGGCTGGTGTAACTCATCATCCTTCACGGTGGAAGTTGTGGTTTGTTGTTATAGCAGGGGGATTCGCGATGCTTTTAGAGATTTACGATTTCCCACCTTATGAAGGATTTGTTGATGCACATGCCCTTTGGCATGCCACCACCATTCCCCTCACCTATTTGTGGTGGAGCTTCATTAAGGATGATGCCAAGTACAGAACATCTGACCTTACAAAGAAGGTAAAGTAACCAACCATCGTATGAACGGCTTTATTGTGGACCCCGCTATCGGTTTGATTGGTGTTCGAGTTGATCCAAATGGCACACGGCTGCCTCTCGTCCTGTTTATGGCTTGGTTTTCAGGACGGGAACTTCTTAGTTGGCAAGAGTACGAATTTAAAAAGATGTTGATGTTGAATTTCGAAATCAGCTAGGAAGGATGAGCTTGTGTGCCTGTGATATTTTGCTAATTACACCAGATTTTGATTTACAGAATTCTTACTGGGTTTGATGGTCTAATATAAAGTCTGTTCAAAtcttccatttttttttgttcaaaGTAAAGTTGTATTTGAATTAACATTTGTTTACTATAGTCATTCAAATTATGGGGTTTTTCCAGAAAAATCCGGTAGGGCAAATAGGGTTGCCGGGTAAAAAATTTGGGTGAGGGTT contains these protein-coding regions:
- the LOC110779028 gene encoding uncharacterized protein; protein product: MLNRWSILFFLLISCCIRVSYASAGDADPLYRSCVNPCISTGCIGEKCFPHCNSSSNGGSVNSPWYAQESLYLKWKQSDCLSDCRYYCMTGREKERESLGLGPVKYHGKWPFKRVLGLQEPVSVALSVLNLLMHFWGWLSFYSLLQYKLPLKPNGTYYEYTNLWHIYGFLSLNSWLWSAVFHSRDIDITEKLDYSSAVAILGYSLIVSIMRSFHVRDEAARVMVAAPLLAFIATHILFLNNYKMDYGWNMQVCVVMAVAQLLIWAIWAGVTHHPSRWKLWFVVIAGGFAMLLEIYDFPPYEGFVDAHALWHATTIPLTYLWWSFIKDDAKYRTSDLTKKVK